A genomic segment from Tuwongella immobilis encodes:
- a CDS encoding cytochrome c biogenesis protein ResB, translating to MATNKLRSTSPAPAAASATSVTDAPTPSPRSATRTPLERFAIRMARWVGSLHVAVIAMLILVAVLTIGTMVESYYTGKLAQELVYRTWWFNLLMGVLFLNILFAALKKIPWKRHQTGFVITHIGLLLLIVGGVVNSFTGTDALMALVSEENEQAARQGVLQESNLAKDPDQSFLEVRWPKRYGSEVRGYDFHPGTISWRSDEFFRLKLDPMLNVLSWMAHPIPKSWSVDLGHGATLEVLNFYSHANLNSYRAVKDDSKIPDMAGPAISLELKNPRIGEKLTAWLGTDTARSMFQSVQDIALVQMASKALLSPAQLREFQNPPEVGTAGNCGQLVLIWNNEPIRIPVATVLGQPAFPIGNSGWAVKVNGYYAESRSGDGPYDLATELKKTPFNPEVALEFVPPTPNSPAIAAKISSRLNGQFSNLQGRSLPAELQAWYHAPDYRYGYDQFRAVLDLAITQDGKVFYRSFNSGTKAVDGAAPAAGEAPPLGPMMTQGKFSFEKTGEIIGNAPVVIWGAMQWQLRIPTFYKLAMPSIAPENKRPGLDHPQYNAAILCRLTLGKDSKTFTVGKPKYGRAFENIEVGGERLQIAFSEKSIELPFAIKLLRAEETSDPGTRSAASYSSFVQINDTRNKAFEESHITMNQPLEYGGYKIFQTGMDIDRLPPNPDTAKPVAISTFTVSNDPGLFLKYLGSIFLALGIATMFYMKAYFVKPRTRTPVAA from the coding sequence ATGGCCACGAACAAGCTACGCTCGACCTCTCCGGCTCCTGCCGCCGCCTCGGCAACTTCGGTTACCGATGCCCCGACTCCGTCGCCGCGTTCCGCCACACGAACTCCCCTAGAACGATTCGCCATTCGGATGGCCCGCTGGGTCGGCTCCTTGCATGTCGCAGTTATCGCCATGCTCATTCTGGTCGCCGTCCTCACCATCGGCACCATGGTCGAATCGTACTACACCGGCAAACTCGCCCAGGAATTGGTCTACCGTACCTGGTGGTTCAACCTGCTCATGGGCGTGCTGTTTCTGAATATCCTGTTTGCGGCCCTCAAGAAGATCCCCTGGAAACGGCACCAAACCGGCTTCGTCATCACCCACATTGGCCTGCTGCTGCTCATCGTCGGCGGTGTGGTCAATAGCTTCACGGGGACCGATGCGCTGATGGCGCTGGTGAGCGAAGAAAACGAGCAAGCCGCGAGGCAAGGCGTTCTGCAAGAGAGCAATCTCGCCAAAGATCCCGACCAAAGTTTCCTCGAAGTCCGCTGGCCGAAACGCTATGGCAGCGAAGTCCGAGGATATGACTTTCACCCCGGCACTATTTCCTGGCGATCCGATGAATTTTTTCGCCTGAAATTGGACCCGATGCTGAACGTCTTATCCTGGATGGCGCACCCAATCCCGAAATCGTGGTCGGTCGATCTCGGTCATGGTGCCACGCTGGAAGTTCTCAACTTTTATTCGCATGCCAATCTGAACTCGTACCGCGCGGTGAAAGACGACAGCAAAATCCCGGACATGGCCGGTCCCGCGATCTCGCTGGAACTCAAGAATCCGCGAATCGGTGAGAAGCTGACCGCCTGGTTGGGCACCGACACGGCCCGCTCGATGTTCCAATCGGTGCAGGATATCGCACTCGTGCAGATGGCATCGAAAGCGTTGTTATCGCCGGCACAATTGCGAGAATTCCAAAATCCACCGGAAGTCGGCACCGCCGGCAATTGTGGGCAATTGGTACTGATTTGGAACAACGAACCGATTCGCATTCCGGTTGCCACCGTGCTGGGCCAACCTGCATTCCCAATCGGCAATTCGGGTTGGGCGGTGAAAGTGAACGGGTATTACGCAGAGAGTCGTTCCGGAGATGGGCCATATGATTTGGCTACCGAACTGAAGAAAACCCCGTTCAACCCGGAAGTCGCGTTGGAATTCGTGCCGCCGACGCCGAATAGCCCGGCGATTGCGGCAAAAATTTCCTCACGACTCAATGGTCAATTCTCGAACTTGCAGGGCCGCAGTCTGCCAGCCGAACTGCAAGCCTGGTATCACGCTCCGGATTACCGCTACGGATATGATCAATTCCGCGCGGTGCTCGATCTGGCGATCACGCAGGATGGCAAAGTCTTCTATCGCTCGTTCAATAGCGGAACCAAGGCAGTCGATGGAGCCGCTCCCGCCGCCGGAGAAGCACCGCCGCTTGGCCCGATGATGACGCAAGGGAAATTCAGCTTCGAGAAGACCGGCGAAATCATTGGCAACGCCCCGGTGGTGATCTGGGGAGCCATGCAATGGCAACTGCGGATTCCGACCTTCTACAAACTGGCCATGCCGTCGATTGCCCCCGAAAACAAGCGGCCCGGCCTGGATCACCCGCAGTACAACGCCGCCATTCTTTGCCGCTTGACTCTGGGCAAAGACAGCAAGACGTTCACCGTGGGCAAGCCAAAATACGGCCGTGCATTTGAAAACATCGAAGTGGGTGGCGAACGGCTGCAAATCGCGTTCAGCGAAAAGTCGATCGAACTCCCCTTCGCCATCAAACTGCTGCGAGCCGAAGAAACCAGCGATCCGGGCACCCGCTCCGCTGCGAGTTATTCGAGCTTCGTTCAGATCAACGACACTCGGAACAAGGCGTTTGAAGAATCGCACATTACGATGAATCAACCCTTGGAATATGGCGGGTACAAGATTTTCCAAACGGGGATGGATATTGATCGGCTGCCGCCCAACCCCGATACCGCAAAGCCTGTGGCCATTTCGACGTTCACCGTCAGCAATGACCCGGGGCTGTTCCTGAAGTATCTGGGGTCGATTTTCCTGGCCTTGGGAATCGCCACCATGTTTTACATGAAGGCGTACTTTGTCAAACCACGCACCCGCACACCGGTCGCTGCCTGA
- a CDS encoding AAA family ATPase produces the protein MSQPLQPSAESLSHAKTRIDALRHTLATVIIGQTALIDRLLIGLFTGGHLLLEGLPGLAKTLAVRCLAQAMHLKFQRVQFTPDLLPADLIGTQIYNPRTGEMSIKTGPIFASILFADEINRAPAKVQSALLEAMEERQVTISETTFPLPSPFLVLATQNPIEQEGTYPLPEAQLDRFLLKIRVEYPTRAEESQILDRMGTLSPATSVAPIWTLEDVLQFRALVDAVYVAEPLKEYLLDLVQATRHPERHAPQLVGMLRLGASPRATLSLLRAAKAMAILQGRGYVTPGDLKAIAPDVLRHRLIPSYEADAQGCTVDDLIVRLLAAVPVP, from the coding sequence ATGAGTCAGCCGCTCCAACCGTCCGCCGAATCGCTGTCTCATGCGAAGACTCGCATTGATGCGTTGCGGCACACCCTGGCCACCGTCATCATTGGCCAGACGGCGTTGATCGACCGGCTGCTGATTGGCCTATTTACCGGGGGGCATCTGCTACTGGAGGGGTTGCCCGGGTTGGCGAAAACGCTGGCGGTGCGCTGCCTGGCGCAGGCGATGCATCTGAAATTCCAACGGGTGCAATTCACCCCGGATCTGCTTCCCGCCGACCTGATCGGCACGCAGATTTACAATCCGCGCACCGGCGAAATGAGCATCAAAACCGGGCCGATTTTCGCCTCGATTCTATTTGCGGACGAAATCAATCGGGCACCGGCCAAGGTGCAATCGGCGTTGCTGGAAGCGATGGAAGAACGGCAAGTGACCATCAGCGAAACGACATTTCCGCTGCCGTCGCCGTTTTTGGTGCTGGCGACGCAGAATCCGATCGAGCAAGAGGGGACATATCCGCTGCCAGAAGCGCAACTCGATCGCTTTCTGCTGAAAATCCGCGTCGAGTATCCCACTCGCGCGGAAGAATCGCAGATTCTGGACCGCATGGGCACGTTATCCCCGGCCACGAGCGTTGCACCCATTTGGACGCTGGAGGATGTGCTGCAATTCCGCGCATTGGTGGATGCGGTATACGTCGCAGAGCCATTGAAAGAATATCTGCTCGATCTGGTGCAGGCGACCCGACATCCAGAGCGTCACGCGCCGCAACTGGTGGGCATGCTGCGACTTGGGGCGAGTCCACGGGCGACGCTGTCGCTGCTGCGGGCGGCCAAAGCCATGGCCATCTTGCAGGGGCGCGGTTATGTCACGCCGGGCGACCTGAAAGCGATTGCCCCCGATGTGCTGCGGCACCGGCTGATCCCGAGTTACGAGGCCGACGCCCAAGGCTGCACCGTCGATGACCTGATTGTCCGCCTACTCGCCGCCGTTCCAGTGCCATAA
- a CDS encoding metallopeptidase family protein: MARLSMREFARIVRRVIDRLPPELHEQMENVVVDVAKAPSRKLLRESGLTDAEIDAGDSVYGLFIPMPMPLTDGFDFFDQPHRILIFRDPLQEDFPDPQQLRIEIRKTVLHELAHHFGWEDSDLQRFDDHPNPFADDLDDADDPPDSAAPRDPRFPE; this comes from the coding sequence ATGGCGCGGCTGTCGATGCGCGAATTTGCTCGAATCGTTCGGCGAGTGATCGACCGATTGCCCCCCGAACTGCACGAACAGATGGAGAATGTGGTGGTGGATGTGGCCAAAGCCCCCAGCCGCAAACTCCTGCGGGAAAGTGGCCTGACCGATGCGGAAATCGATGCTGGCGACTCGGTGTATGGGCTGTTCATTCCGATGCCGATGCCGTTGACCGATGGCTTTGATTTCTTCGATCAGCCGCATCGGATTCTGATTTTCCGAGATCCGCTCCAGGAAGATTTTCCCGATCCCCAGCAGTTGCGAATCGAAATTCGCAAGACCGTGCTTCACGAATTGGCCCATCATTTTGGTTGGGAAGATTCGGATCTGCAGCGATTCGACGATCATCCGAATCCGTTTGCGGATGATCTGGATGATGCGGACGATCCGCCGGATTCCGCCGCCCCCCGTGACCCGAGGTTCCCGGAATGA
- a CDS encoding 1-acyl-sn-glycerol-3-phosphate acyltransferase has protein sequence MTPGEPAAPKQLTLLWLAFLTRVLAENALRFFVLLQVLPTLDAEANTSVHPMLVPLLMVVALSCGPAILFAPLIGRIITPTTINSAIIGSAAVSVVAMILGFALPNFWPGALGLLAIAGCFFGPARQQAIVQLQPKLRNSIAVLQMSFVLFGVLGTIGGWLLGANYGYEIRENLFGTPALALGLLIVHMTICLWIRIPAEIVDASGEPASRGFFRDSVRIFRDFDSRLAIGTLMILVMVVLASFVQIITQNPDAGLDFRELANVGFLALGALVASIEPHVHRTRAWIPFGFIGMAVCGLWLLTGSPWTMPAYWFSAGIILVPVLTAWFVGVRPPLRPHGYALLQAMLGITAIATVGTLVLVFPGAGSLEGLTVTQVDDIRVNYLGECRLVLAWAIFGTLVFASVTMFCFYSRPIVESIVNILMIPGYRVETVGPGLEVMPFRGPALILPNHAAWFDPLWLTKVLPCRNTPMMTSSFYDLPVISYLMRRVVQGIRVPDVPFRREAPELQEAIDALHRNDPVVVFPEGYLRRSEAKVLRRFGQGIWQILRAKPDTPIYLCWIEGGWGSWTSFKDGPPMVNKKMDFQLKVQLAFAAPFVVPPEVLESHMRTRVYLMEKLLEVRSLLGLPVLTVDEVNRSGNDESNSGESESNRS, from the coding sequence ATGACACCCGGCGAACCGGCTGCCCCCAAGCAGCTGACGCTGTTATGGCTTGCGTTTTTGACCCGCGTTTTGGCCGAGAATGCGCTTCGGTTTTTCGTTTTGCTGCAAGTGCTTCCCACGCTCGATGCCGAAGCGAACACCAGCGTGCATCCCATGCTGGTGCCGCTGCTGATGGTCGTGGCGCTGTCGTGCGGGCCGGCAATTCTGTTCGCCCCGCTGATTGGTCGCATCATCACCCCGACGACGATCAACTCCGCCATCATTGGCAGCGCGGCCGTCTCGGTCGTGGCGATGATTCTCGGATTTGCCTTGCCGAATTTCTGGCCTGGCGCGTTGGGATTGCTCGCCATTGCGGGGTGCTTCTTCGGTCCGGCTCGTCAGCAGGCGATTGTGCAATTGCAACCGAAACTGCGCAACTCCATCGCCGTCTTGCAGATGAGTTTCGTGCTGTTCGGGGTGTTGGGCACCATCGGCGGCTGGTTGTTGGGTGCCAATTACGGCTACGAAATCCGCGAGAATCTCTTTGGCACGCCCGCTCTCGCGTTGGGACTCCTGATTGTCCATATGACGATCTGCCTGTGGATTCGTATCCCTGCCGAAATTGTGGATGCCTCCGGCGAGCCTGCCTCTCGTGGCTTCTTCCGCGATAGCGTGCGCATTTTCCGCGATTTCGATTCGCGCTTGGCCATTGGCACCCTGATGATTCTGGTGATGGTGGTACTGGCTAGTTTCGTGCAAATCATCACGCAGAATCCGGACGCCGGACTCGATTTCCGCGAATTGGCGAATGTCGGCTTTCTGGCGCTGGGAGCGTTGGTGGCCAGCATTGAACCGCATGTGCATCGCACCCGCGCCTGGATTCCGTTCGGATTCATCGGCATGGCCGTCTGCGGGTTGTGGCTGCTGACCGGCAGTCCTTGGACGATGCCCGCGTATTGGTTCAGTGCAGGCATTATTCTGGTGCCGGTGCTGACGGCGTGGTTTGTCGGGGTGCGGCCGCCACTTCGCCCACACGGGTACGCCCTGCTGCAGGCGATGCTCGGCATCACCGCTATCGCCACCGTGGGCACGCTCGTCCTGGTGTTTCCCGGCGCGGGCAGTCTGGAAGGGCTGACGGTCACACAAGTCGATGACATTCGTGTCAATTATCTCGGCGAATGTCGGCTGGTGCTGGCGTGGGCGATTTTCGGCACCCTGGTGTTTGCATCGGTCACGATGTTTTGCTTCTACTCGCGGCCGATTGTCGAAAGCATTGTCAACATCTTGATGATTCCCGGCTATCGCGTCGAGACGGTCGGCCCCGGCCTGGAGGTGATGCCCTTTCGCGGTCCAGCGCTGATTCTGCCGAATCATGCCGCCTGGTTCGATCCGTTGTGGCTCACGAAGGTGCTGCCCTGCCGCAACACGCCCATGATGACAAGTTCGTTCTACGATCTTCCCGTAATTTCGTATCTGATGCGTCGTGTCGTGCAGGGAATTCGCGTGCCGGATGTCCCCTTTCGACGCGAAGCCCCCGAATTGCAAGAAGCCATTGATGCACTCCATCGCAACGACCCCGTCGTCGTCTTCCCCGAAGGCTATCTGCGCCGCAGCGAAGCGAAAGTGCTGCGCCGCTTCGGTCAGGGGATCTGGCAAATCCTGCGGGCGAAACCAGATACGCCGATTTACCTCTGCTGGATCGAAGGCGGCTGGGGGAGTTGGACCTCGTTCAAAGACGGCCCTCCAATGGTCAACAAAAAGATGGACTTCCAATTGAAGGTGCAACTTGCCTTCGCCGCACCGTTTGTCGTGCCCCCTGAAGTGCTCGAAAGCCACATGCGGACGCGAGTCTACCTGATGGAAAAACTGCTGGAAGTTCGCTCGCTGCTGGGACTTCCGGTGCTGACGGTCGATGAAGTCAACCGATCGGGGAACGACGAATCGAATTCCGGGGAATCGGAATCGAATCGATCGTAA
- a CDS encoding Gfo/Idh/MocA family protein — protein sequence MSASKQFTVAVIGRTGKGNYGHGLDTVWLNQPRAKLIAVADENEAGRAAALKRLNLTKGYADYREMLATEKPQIVSVADRWLDCHAPMVKACADAGASIFLEKPVARSLVEADAMVKACDVAHVKCAIAHQTRYNPAVDHAKRFLADGGIGEIVEIRARGKEDHRGGGQDLMVLGTHLFDLMRYLVGDPRWCHAQIWQDDRIATKADIRMGGEQMGPVLGNRIIAQYGFARGIIGHFGTQIATDNRGKRFGMMIYGTKGMMHFFEVGGLSPVRYCLDPSWSGEKAPWQPISSQGVDKPEVIQGESSLPFGNRIIVNDLMDAIEQDRAPRGSLADGRAALEMILAVYESHRVGKPVDLPLKNRQHPLEIS from the coding sequence ATGTCCGCGAGCAAGCAATTCACCGTGGCGGTCATCGGTCGGACCGGAAAGGGGAACTATGGGCACGGGTTGGATACGGTCTGGCTGAATCAGCCGCGGGCTAAACTCATCGCGGTGGCGGATGAAAACGAGGCGGGCCGAGCCGCCGCGCTGAAGCGGCTGAATCTCACGAAAGGCTATGCGGATTATCGGGAGATGCTGGCGACGGAGAAGCCGCAGATTGTGAGCGTGGCCGATCGTTGGTTGGATTGCCATGCGCCGATGGTGAAAGCCTGTGCGGACGCGGGTGCGAGTATCTTTTTGGAGAAGCCGGTTGCGCGGTCGCTGGTTGAAGCCGATGCAATGGTCAAGGCGTGTGATGTCGCCCATGTGAAATGCGCGATTGCCCACCAGACGCGGTACAATCCGGCGGTCGATCATGCTAAGCGATTCTTGGCCGATGGCGGAATCGGCGAGATTGTCGAAATTCGCGCACGCGGCAAGGAAGATCATCGCGGCGGCGGCCAAGACTTGATGGTCCTCGGCACGCATCTGTTTGATTTGATGCGATATCTGGTCGGCGATCCCCGCTGGTGTCATGCGCAAATTTGGCAGGATGATCGAATCGCCACCAAGGCGGATATTCGTATGGGCGGCGAACAGATGGGGCCGGTGCTGGGCAATCGCATCATCGCTCAATATGGATTTGCGCGTGGAATCATTGGGCATTTCGGCACGCAGATTGCCACGGACAATCGCGGAAAGCGTTTCGGGATGATGATTTACGGCACCAAGGGAATGATGCACTTTTTCGAGGTGGGCGGTCTGTCGCCGGTGCGCTATTGTTTGGACCCCAGTTGGAGCGGGGAGAAGGCACCCTGGCAGCCCATCAGTTCGCAGGGGGTTGACAAGCCGGAAGTGATTCAGGGGGAATCGTCGCTTCCGTTCGGAAATCGAATCATTGTCAACGATCTGATGGACGCCATCGAGCAGGATCGGGCACCGCGAGGCAGTCTGGCCGATGGTCGGGCCGCGTTGGAGATGATTCTGGCGGTGTATGAATCGCATCGTGTCGGCAAGCCAGTCGATTTGCCGCTCAAGAATCGGCAGCATCCGTTGGAAATTTCCTAA
- a CDS encoding cytochrome c biogenesis protein has protein sequence MASLNCCSGLRRFLLAGIVVFGVGILGLGAYVLQPYFSGSRGAEQPAVATVSVPKYDYAPWHRWAVQVDGRTKPFETACQETLRSITGRSKFEGNDPVAVVLMWMLTQGMGDGKEFPDWETTPFILADHHGLRDWIYAHTKDASDKPLAAADYTDDTVAERAELLSEEQRHGKFISPQDLRNSPGFERLLDDARALRSEDPEKAQHSMTPEQRKAEEVAQRLMLYDNISRNPLVKKGLRAPRDPIHLVQLDRVPGSAWLSIGDIQAIERDPSVWQGMLGQRMVQSPQLYLSQEKQASLDAFQTAMEQKKGLDAIDELERDNKERIETAVREFSKANNLPPEKQEEGRKLLLAQQAETLDALRKRVRIADEERYDRHDDKYRMIHLDYLEAKYPDLYIDAMTWQAFPKERAERVTQSWDNLRKAYTTQDAEKFTAASNALFATIQAVSDESLIEGWKTRPVVAIQDAAKTYEAAIAQATTPEAKSEARAAFFDAITTAGEHPQRYPGSSVIDLELSFNKLQPFMWAWILMLPATVAFTASYISGSRFLYAAGFGMFFVSLGLQVYGFYARVAISGRAPVSNMYETVIFVAFMSALFAMILELVYRKGVIAIAGSLVATIALVLADQTPLTLDPKISPLVPVLRSNFWLIIHVLTIVASYAGGTLAWGLANVSLMLLVFGKPEKDTLKTLSTFIYRAMQIAVLLLAAGTFLGGWWAAYSWGRFWGWDPKETWALISLICYVIPLHARYIGWVKDFGLAISAVICYAAILMCWYGVNFVLGAGLHSYGFGGGGPYAVLFAGLLNIQWVLIASYLYLGKKERLAAESASPTLAANEPTTTQPA, from the coding sequence ATGGCGTCTCTCAATTGTTGCTCCGGATTGCGGCGGTTCCTGCTGGCGGGAATCGTCGTGTTCGGAGTGGGGATTCTCGGGCTGGGGGCCTATGTCCTTCAGCCGTATTTCTCCGGCAGTCGCGGCGCGGAACAACCCGCCGTGGCGACCGTGAGCGTGCCCAAATACGACTACGCCCCCTGGCATCGCTGGGCGGTCCAAGTCGATGGCCGAACCAAGCCATTTGAAACGGCCTGCCAAGAAACGCTGCGCTCGATTACCGGTCGCAGCAAATTCGAGGGGAACGATCCCGTCGCCGTCGTTCTGATGTGGATGCTCACGCAAGGCATGGGCGATGGCAAAGAATTCCCCGATTGGGAAACCACGCCGTTCATTCTCGCCGATCACCATGGACTGCGGGATTGGATCTACGCACACACCAAGGACGCCAGCGACAAACCGCTGGCGGCGGCGGATTATACCGACGATACTGTCGCTGAACGTGCGGAACTGCTCAGCGAAGAACAACGGCACGGGAAATTCATCTCGCCGCAAGATCTTCGCAATTCGCCCGGATTCGAGCGACTGTTGGATGATGCCCGTGCCTTGCGCTCGGAAGATCCCGAGAAGGCCCAGCACTCCATGACCCCGGAACAACGCAAAGCCGAGGAAGTGGCCCAACGGTTGATGCTCTATGATAACATCAGCCGGAACCCGTTGGTGAAGAAGGGCTTGCGTGCGCCGCGTGATCCGATTCACTTGGTGCAACTGGACCGCGTTCCTGGTTCGGCGTGGCTCTCGATCGGCGACATTCAAGCGATCGAACGCGATCCCAGCGTTTGGCAGGGGATGCTCGGCCAGCGCATGGTGCAAAGCCCGCAATTGTATCTCTCGCAAGAGAAGCAAGCCTCGCTCGATGCCTTCCAGACCGCTATGGAGCAAAAGAAGGGGCTGGATGCGATCGACGAATTGGAGCGGGACAACAAAGAACGCATCGAAACCGCGGTGCGAGAATTCTCGAAAGCGAATAATCTTCCGCCGGAAAAACAAGAAGAAGGTCGGAAGCTGCTGCTCGCACAGCAAGCCGAAACGCTCGATGCCCTGCGCAAGCGGGTCCGGATTGCCGACGAAGAACGCTATGATCGACACGATGACAAGTATCGGATGATCCACCTGGATTATCTCGAAGCCAAGTATCCGGATTTGTACATCGATGCGATGACCTGGCAGGCGTTCCCGAAGGAGCGGGCCGAGCGTGTCACGCAATCGTGGGATAATCTCCGCAAGGCGTACACGACGCAAGATGCCGAGAAATTCACAGCGGCCAGCAATGCGCTGTTTGCGACCATTCAAGCGGTCAGTGATGAATCGCTGATCGAAGGTTGGAAGACGCGGCCAGTTGTCGCAATTCAAGATGCTGCCAAGACTTACGAAGCCGCGATCGCTCAAGCGACCACTCCGGAAGCGAAGTCCGAAGCACGGGCGGCGTTCTTTGATGCGATCACCACGGCGGGCGAACATCCGCAGCGCTACCCTGGTAGTTCGGTGATCGACCTGGAATTGTCGTTCAACAAATTGCAACCGTTCATGTGGGCGTGGATTCTGATGCTGCCGGCAACGGTGGCGTTCACCGCGTCGTACATTTCGGGCAGTCGGTTCCTGTATGCGGCTGGCTTCGGCATGTTCTTCGTGTCGCTGGGGCTGCAAGTCTACGGCTTCTACGCCCGCGTCGCCATCTCCGGCCGCGCTCCGGTGTCGAATATGTACGAGACGGTGATTTTCGTCGCGTTCATGTCCGCGCTGTTTGCGATGATTCTGGAATTGGTCTATCGCAAGGGCGTGATTGCGATTGCTGGTTCGCTCGTTGCCACCATCGCGCTGGTGCTGGCCGACCAGACTCCGCTGACCCTCGATCCGAAGATTAGCCCGCTGGTGCCGGTGCTTCGCTCGAACTTCTGGCTGATTATCCACGTGTTGACCATCGTCGCCAGTTACGCGGGCGGCACGCTGGCCTGGGGCTTGGCGAATGTCTCGCTGATGCTGCTGGTCTTCGGCAAGCCGGAAAAGGACACGCTCAAGACGCTCTCCACCTTCATCTACCGCGCCATGCAAATCGCGGTGCTGCTGCTGGCAGCGGGCACCTTCCTGGGCGGCTGGTGGGCGGCGTATTCGTGGGGCCGATTCTGGGGTTGGGATCCCAAGGAAACTTGGGCACTCATCTCGCTGATCTGCTATGTGATTCCGTTGCACGCCCGCTACATCGGCTGGGTGAAAGACTTCGGCTTGGCCATCTCCGCGGTCATTTGCTACGCCGCGATTCTGATGTGCTGGTACGGGGTCAACTTCGTGCTGGGCGCGGGTCTGCATAGCTACGGATTCGGCGGCGGCGGCCCGTATGCGGTGCTGTTCGCCGGGCTGCTCAACATCCAATGGGTGCTGATTGCCTCGTATCTGTATCTGGGCAAGAAGGAACGACTCGCAGCGGAATCGGCCTCGCCGACGCTCGCAGCGAATGAACCGACCACCACCCAACCGGCGTAA
- a CDS encoding pyridoxal-phosphate dependent enzyme has translation MPPTIVDIQQAAERIRPHAHRTPVLTCSYLNEQIGANIYLKCEHLQKVGAFKFRGACNAVFSLRDDEAARGVATHSSGNHAQALALAARLRGIPAYIVMPSNSPAVKQAAVAGYGGQITLCEPTLAARESTLASVVAATGATVVHPYDDDRVIAGQGTATLELLADVPQLEMIVAPVGGGGLICGTALAAKGISPSVRVIAAEPELADDAFRSLESGVVQPPRPPLTIADGLRAALSERTFAIIRQHVEQIIPVSETGIITGMRMIWERAKQVIEPSAGVGIAALLERQAEFAGKHVGVILCGGNVDLDRLPWQVG, from the coding sequence ATGCCGCCCACGATTGTCGACATTCAGCAAGCCGCCGAACGAATTCGCCCGCATGCGCATCGAACGCCCGTGCTGACGTGTTCCTATCTGAATGAGCAGATCGGGGCGAATATCTATCTAAAGTGCGAACATCTGCAAAAGGTGGGTGCCTTCAAATTCCGCGGCGCATGCAATGCCGTCTTTTCGCTGCGAGACGATGAGGCGGCCCGCGGCGTCGCCACGCATAGTTCGGGGAACCACGCCCAAGCGTTGGCATTGGCCGCGCGACTGCGAGGAATCCCCGCATATATCGTGATGCCCAGCAACTCCCCTGCCGTAAAGCAAGCCGCAGTCGCCGGTTATGGCGGACAGATTACCCTATGCGAACCGACGCTTGCCGCCCGCGAATCGACGCTGGCATCCGTGGTGGCCGCAACTGGTGCCACGGTCGTGCATCCGTATGATGACGATCGGGTGATCGCGGGCCAAGGCACGGCAACGCTCGAACTCCTGGCCGATGTTCCCCAGTTGGAGATGATCGTTGCCCCGGTCGGCGGCGGCGGTCTGATTTGCGGCACGGCATTGGCCGCCAAAGGCATCTCACCGAGTGTCCGGGTAATCGCCGCGGAACCGGAATTGGCCGATGATGCATTCCGATCGCTGGAATCCGGCGTTGTTCAACCACCGCGACCGCCACTCACGATTGCCGATGGACTGCGAGCCGCCCTCAGCGAGCGCACCTTCGCCATCATTCGTCAGCATGTCGAGCAGATCATTCCGGTGAGCGAAACGGGAATCATCACCGGCATGCGAATGATCTGGGAACGAGCCAAGCAGGTGATTGAACCCTCGGCCGGAGTGGGCATTGCCGCGTTGCTGGAACGCCAAGCCGAATTTGCCGGAAAGCATGTTGGAGTCATTCTTTGCGGCGGCAATGTCGATCTGGACCGCCTGCCGTGGCAAGTCGGCTGA